TGTTAATCGCTGTGAAAAGAAGCGCTGCCAACAAAGTTGTGAGGGTTCTTGAAAAGAACAAGATTGCCGCGGTCATTATAGGTGAGCTTCTGTCTTCTCCAGAGAAACGGATTGTTGTACACAAAGATGGCCGCATAGGAGAGTTTATCAGACCAGTGTCCGATCATCTTTGGCTAGGCTTAGAAAAATAGCCAATTCTACTGCTTTTTTAAGAATTTAAATGCGTGTCTTGGCCTTTTCAACCTTTTGATTTTTTCTCGGAGCTTTTTATAAACAAAATAGTTTCTCAAGTCTCTGCAGACTTCAAACACTATATCTTCCTCATGAGTGTGAACAACGCTGAAATCTGGATCTAAAACTATCTTGTATCCTCTTGCAAGCATTTCTAAGGTCCAGTCATAATCTTCACCGCCGTATTCTCTTGTTTCCGGGATTATGTTTAACAGATTTTCATCGAAAGGATATTCTTTCCATCTTGATTTCCGGATGATACAATTGATTGTAGAGATCCAACTTATCATTTTCATCTGTTCTTCAACTAGAAGAAACAATCTCTTTTCGAATCCTTTATTTGACGGTAAGAAAAAACCACTTACACCAGCCACATTTTCATCTTCAAAATGCTTCAATCCACTTTCCAGCCAACTCGATGATGTAGGCAAAGAATGCCCGTTAGTGATGCACACCAGTTCCTCCTTTGAAGAAGCTACGCCAAGGTTCACTGAATATGGATGTGAGAAGTCTTCATGTCTAAAAGTTAGAAGCTTAGAGTCAGGATAGTTTTCCAAATTTCTACGTACAAACCGTATTTCATTTTCACTTTCAGAATCCATCACAATCAATATTTCAGAAGGACTTATTGTTTGATGCAGCAGGCAATCTAAGACACCGCTGAATAGTTTTTCTCGCCCAACGCATCTGATAACAACTGAAACAGTCATTTCAACTCTTCTACCAAATGTTAAGCACTTTCTCTTTCAGCACAACTTTGATTTCCATGTAACTCTAGAATAATCAAATGTAAAAATTTTTTTCCTTTCTCCAACCAGGGCGGGCTTTAACTTTTAGCTTCAATATTACGCAACAAGTTTTGATATAAAACAATAACTGCGTAGAAAGCATACGATAACAACAACTGAGGACAACGAATCGCGAATTTAAGTTCATTGGCAACTAAGGAGACACTTTTCTTCATTGTCCAGACAATTGTTGGTCGGTGGTGAATGCAATATGGTTCATAAGCGGAAATCACCTTGTATCCTTTCATACAAATCCATGATTTGATGTAAGCGTCTTCATATATGTGCAGATTAGAAGGGATATGAATATCTTTGACCGCTTCATATCGCACTAATAAGTCGTGGGTTCCACCTCTCTTGCCAAAAATCTTCATTGTAATTCTTTCAAATAATTTTAAGATCGTTGTGTTTTTCAGTACTGACCAAACTTCTACGCCCCAAATTGCGCCTACACCGTCTTTCAGAAGCTTGTTCGCCTTTTCGAACCATCCGTTGCACAAAATGACATCACTGTCAACGAACATAAACCATTCAGATTTGACTGCTTCTATAGCTTTCTGTCTCGCTTTTCCTCTCGTTCCCCGCCCACTGAGAAGAACAACATTATTGTATTTTTTATCAAACTTTCTGATTATCCTTAACGTTTTATCTGTTGAACAACCGTCCACCACAATTAATCGGTTAACCGGAACATTCTTGTAAATGGAGTTCAAACATTTCCCTAAGGTTTCTTCGCTGTCTTTCGTTAGCACAACTACATCTACCTTCATTAGGACGCTCAACTCGTTGATTTTAGGTATGTTCGATGGCCTACTAGGTTCTTTCAGTCAACAAAACACTTATAACATTTATGCTTAAATAACCGAGCTACTTAGCCTAAGATTAAAAACCTTCAATGGAGTATTCCGTATGAGGCTCTCCTCCCGCAAAGTTCTTAGCCTATTTAAACGCTCTCTTGCTTTCAACAAGCCTCATCATGTACAGTGGATGCTTACACATCGCTGTAATTATCGCTGTAAAAGCTGTGATGTGTGGCGAAATCAGAAGCCTACAGCGGAATTTTCTACCGAGGAAGTGATAGCGGGACTAAATGTTCTTCGCAAAATGGGAGTCATAGAAATTGTCCTCTCTGGAGGAAATCCCCTTCTACGTGAAGACATTGGAGAAATAATCGAATATGCCTCTAGATACTTCATCACAACAATTTATGACAATGGAAGCCAAGCGGTAAGAAAGATAAATGCATTGCAGAAAGCGGATTTCGTCGCCATATCTCTCGACACCATGAACGAGAAAAAATATGATTATCTGAAGGGAGTCCACGGCGCTTGGAAAAACGCGCTAAATGCTATTCAAACTCTGCATAACCAAGGAATCACAGTAGGTGTCTCGCCCACAATTTCACAACTCAACATGCATGAGATTCTGGATTTCACAGATCATTTTACTGAAAGGGGAATTCCAGTCGTTTATTGTTTATATCAGCATGATACTCTTGACCAGCCAATGTTTCAAATAGGAGAGAAAAACAAAGAGCTTGAAATCATGGATAATGAAGCTCTCGCAAGAATCTGGGATGCGCTTGTCGAAAAGAAACACAAACGTCAAGGAATTCTAATAACGAGAAAAATGCTAAACACCTTGAAAGGACTATATTTAAATGGACAAAGACCTTGGGAATGCAAGGCTCTTCAATCCTTTTTCACGATAGACCCTCTAGGCAAGGTAGCTGGTTGTCATCTTCAAAACCCCGTTGCAACAGTCTTCGATTTGCCTGAAGTATGGAACAGCCAAAAATTTGAAACCTTGAGAAAGATGTACAGAGAATGCAAAAGCTGCTCCTACATGTGCTATATGTTCTATTCTCTCCACGCAAATGTCCAAGGCAATATCGAAATAATAAGAGACCAATGGAAAAACGCCAAAATAGTACTGCCTACTAGGACACGTTGAACTTCAACGTTTGCTTAGACAAATAGCGTTCGCAAAAAATTAAAGCAAGAGTCAGAGCTTGTAGCCGATTTTTCTGAGAAATTCCTTTCTTGCCTTCACATCGCTTTCAGTTTCAATTCCTTTGCTTTTCAAACCATCAATTACGCCCAATATTCCCCTGCCTTGCCCAGTCTCACAAACAACAACCTGTAGTGGATTAGCTGTAGCGGCGTAGATTGTGCACACTTCTGACACATTTTTGATTTTGTTTAAGACGTTTATGGGATAGGCGTTTTTGACGAAAATTACAAAGCAGTGACCACAGCTGAGTTCGAATGCTTTTTGAGCAGCTAGATGCTTCAGTTCCTCGTCGTTACCTTCACTCCTCACCAGACATGGACCAGAGCTTTCGCAGAAACCTATACCGAATTTCACGTTTGGAGCAGAATCTACCAATGCCTCATAAAGATCTTCGACTGTTTTTATGAAATGTGCCATGCCTAGAATAACATTGCAATCTTTTGCCACCTCAATCCTCACTACTTTGAGATCCAACATATCTTGCCATTGCCTCTAGACTAGTACTGCATTCTCGGTATTTTTTATGTTTGGTTAAGGTTTTAATGGCGATATCGCTCTGAGTCGTTCTACAATTTTTGGCAATACCTGGAGAATGTAATCTATGTCCTCTTCGGTGTTGTACTTTCCAAGTGAAAACCTTAAACTGCCACGAGCTTCTTCCGGTTTTAATCCGATAGCGAGAAGCACGTGACTTGGCTCTCCAGACGTTGAGGAACATGCAGATCTTGAGGAGGCAGCTATTCCTTCTGTGTCGAGGCCTAGAGCCACGGCTTCCCCTTCTATGAAAGAGAATCGGAAATTAGTGTTGTTGGGAAGTCTCTTTACGGGGTGCCCGTTAAGGTATGCGGCTTTGATTTCTAACACGGCTTTTATCAGTTTGTCACGCAGGTGGGTAAGGCGTTCTGTCTCTGGCTTCATTTCTTCTTTTCGAAGTTCCACTGCTTTAGCAAATCCCACTATTCCCGGTATGTTTTCTGTTCCGGACCGTAAGCCGAATTCATGTCCACCTCCGTGTATTAAGGGCTCGATTTTAAGGTCTTTGTCGATATATAGAGCACCTACTCCCTTAGGTCCATATAATTTATGGGCGTTGATTGTCATAAAATCAAAGTTCATCTCTTTGACGTTGATTGGTAGTTTGCCGAAGCTTTGAACTGCGTCTGTGTGGAAAAGGGCGTCGTGCTCGTGGCATACCCTCGCGATTTCTCTAATTGACTGAATTGTTCCGATTTCATTATTCCCGTGGACAACAGATACAAGTGTCACGTTTTCCTTCAGTGTCTCTTCAAGAGCTTCCATTTTCAGGAAACCATACTGGTCAACTGGTAAGTATGTAACTCTAAACCCTTGTTTTTCCAACCATTTTGCAGAATTTAATATGCAGTCATGATCAATTGTTGAAACAGCGATGTGGCATCGGGTTTTGCCTTC
The Candidatus Bathyarchaeota archaeon DNA segment above includes these coding regions:
- a CDS encoding glycosyltransferase family 2 protein is translated as MTVSVVIRCVGREKLFSGVLDCLLHQTISPSEILIVMDSESENEIRFVRRNLENYPDSKLLTFRHEDFSHPYSVNLGVASSKEELVCITNGHSLPTSSSWLESGLKHFEDENVAGVSGFFLPSNKGFEKRLFLLVEEQMKMISWISTINCIIRKSRWKEYPFDENLLNIIPETREYGGEDYDWTLEMLARGYKIVLDPDFSVVHTHEEDIVFEVCRDLRNYFVYKKLREKIKRLKRPRHAFKFLKKQ
- a CDS encoding glycosyltransferase family 2 protein, producing the protein MKVDVVVLTKDSEETLGKCLNSIYKNVPVNRLIVVDGCSTDKTLRIIRKFDKKYNNVVLLSGRGTRGKARQKAIEAVKSEWFMFVDSDVILCNGWFEKANKLLKDGVGAIWGVEVWSVLKNTTILKLFERITMKIFGKRGGTHDLLVRYEAVKDIHIPSNLHIYEDAYIKSWICMKGYKVISAYEPYCIHHRPTIVWTMKKSVSLVANELKFAIRCPQLLLSYAFYAVIVLYQNLLRNIEAKS
- a CDS encoding radical SAM protein, whose amino-acid sequence is MRLSSRKVLSLFKRSLAFNKPHHVQWMLTHRCNYRCKSCDVWRNQKPTAEFSTEEVIAGLNVLRKMGVIEIVLSGGNPLLREDIGEIIEYASRYFITTIYDNGSQAVRKINALQKADFVAISLDTMNEKKYDYLKGVHGAWKNALNAIQTLHNQGITVGVSPTISQLNMHEILDFTDHFTERGIPVVYCLYQHDTLDQPMFQIGEKNKELEIMDNEALARIWDALVEKKHKRQGILITRKMLNTLKGLYLNGQRPWECKALQSFFTIDPLGKVAGCHLQNPVATVFDLPEVWNSQKFETLRKMYRECKSCSYMCYMFYSLHANVQGNIEIIRDQWKNAKIVLPTRTR
- a CDS encoding adenosine-specific kinase, with amino-acid sequence MDLKVVRIEVAKDCNVILGMAHFIKTVEDLYEALVDSAPNVKFGIGFCESSGPCLVRSEGNDEELKHLAAQKAFELSCGHCFVIFVKNAYPINVLNKIKNVSEVCTIYAATANPLQVVVCETGQGRGILGVIDGLKSKGIETESDVKARKEFLRKIGYKL
- a CDS encoding cysteine desulfurase, with translation MKKIYVDYAATTPVDPRVVEAMKPYFTKFYGNASSLNSFGVEAKRALEKSRETIAKLMNADADELIFTGSATEANNLVLKGYAFKEGKTRCHIAVSTIDHDCILNSAKWLEKQGFRVTYLPVDQYGFLKMEALEETLKENVTLVSVVHGNNEIGTIQSIREIARVCHEHDALFHTDAVQSFGKLPINVKEMNFDFMTINAHKLYGPKGVGALYIDKDLKIEPLIHGGGHEFGLRSGTENIPGIVGFAKAVELRKEEMKPETERLTHLRDKLIKAVLEIKAAYLNGHPVKRLPNNTNFRFSFIEGEAVALGLDTEGIAASSRSACSSTSGEPSHVLLAIGLKPEEARGSLRFSLGKYNTEEDIDYILQVLPKIVERLRAISPLKP